From one Physeter macrocephalus isolate SW-GA chromosome 18, ASM283717v5, whole genome shotgun sequence genomic stretch:
- the MSH5 gene encoding mutS protein homolog 5 isoform X1 translates to MASVGATPGRTPQGPGPGEASASFPSPAPVPDPREAEEEEEEEPAEIHLCVLWSSGYLGIAYYDTSDSTIYFMPDAPDHESLKLLQRVLDEIDPRSVVTSAKQDENMTRFLGKLASQEHREPKRPEIIFLPSVDFGLEISKQRLLSGNYSFIPDSMTATEKILFLSSIIPFDCLLTVRALGGLLKFMGRRRIGVELEDYNVSIPILGFKKFVLTYLVSIDQDTYSVLQIFKSEPHPSVYKVASGLKEGLSLFGILNRCRCKWGEKLLRLWFTRPTQDLGELNSRLDVIQFFLLPQNLDMAQMLHRLLGHIKNVPLILKRMKLSHTKVSDWQVLYKTVYSALGLRDACRSLPQSIQLFRDIAQEFSDDLHHIASLIGKVVDFEGSLAENRFTVLPNIDPEIDEKKRRLTGLPSFLTEVARKELENLDPRIPSCSVIYIPLIGFLLCIPRLPSMVETNDFEIEGLDFMFLSEEKLHYRSARTKELDALLGDLHCDIRGISDGICKPVSGSLCWPLLSLLHFPLELTPSSLPYLPPDQETLLMYQLQCQVLARAAVLTRVLDLASRLDVLLALASAARDYGYSRPRYSPRLLGVRIQNGRHPLMELCARTFVPNSAECGGYKGRVKVITGPNSSGKSIYLKQVGLITFMALVGSFVPAEEAEIGAVDAIFTRIHSCESISLGLSTFMIDLNQQVAKAVNNATERSLVLIDEFGKGTNTVDGLALLAAVIRHWLALGPMCPHIFVATNFLSLIQLQLLPQGPLVQYLTLETCEDGNDLVFFYQVCEGVASASHASHTAAQAGLPEKLVTRGKEVRSKQQPPPSGLPSTVPASLRDLDFWAHGVSDPYSLFSYPTPTPTPAPSSLVLGLRLDLQWKAHQACQGAAKGETNGKLPDVSRQVSETGFGRSQSGPGHFHESGSAACCHHHPLRVLPGLSSTSQTPGGCQALFVSLPPSHPEFSVSLEILFHVSNKVYFGESYCFLR, encoded by the exons ATGGCCTCCGTAGGAGCGACCCCAGGCAGGACGCCGCAGGGACCGGGACCCGGGGAGGCCTCGGCCAGCTTCCCCAGCCCGGCCCCAGTGCCAGACCCCCGGGAGGccgaggaagaggaagaggaggagcccGCGGAG ATTCATCTGTGTGTGCTGTGGAGCTCAGGATACCTGGGCATTGCCTACTATGACACTAGTGACTCCACCATCTACTTTATGCCAGATGCCCCAGACCACGAGAGCCTCAAGCTGCTCCAGAGAG TTCTGGATGAAATCGATCCCCGGTCTGTTGTCACGAGCGCCAAACAGGATGAGAATATGACTCGGTTTCTGGGGAAGCTTG CCTCCCAAGAGCACagagagcctaagagacctgAAATCATATTTTTGCCAagtgtggattttg GCCTGGAGATAAGCAAACAGCGCCTCCTTTCTGGAAACTACTCCTTCATCCCAGACTCCATGACCGCCACTGAGAaaatcctcttcctctcctccatcaTCCCCTTTGACTGCCTCCTCACG GTTCGAGCACTTGGAGGGCTGCTGAAGTTCATGGGTCGAAGAAGAATCGGGGTTGAACTGGAAGACTATAACGTCAGCATCCCCATCCTAGGCTTTAAGAAATTTGTGTT GACCTATCTGGTGAGCATAGATCAAGACACTTACAG TGTTCTGCAGATATTTAAGAGTGAGCCTCACCCCTCAGTGTACAAAGTGGCCAGTGGACTCAAGGAGGGGCTCAGCCTGTTTG GAATCCTCAACAGATGCCGCTGTAAGTGGGGAGAGAAACTGCTCAG GCTATGGTTCACACGCCCAACCCAGGACCTGGGGGAACTAAATTCCCGTCTGGATGTCATTCAGTTTTTCCTGTTACCCCAGAATCTGGACATGGCTCAGATGCTGCATCGATTGCTGGGTCACATCAAGAACGTGCCT CTGATTCTTAAACGCATGAAGTTGTCCCACACCAAGGTCAGTGACTGGCAGGTTCTCTACAAG ACAGTGTACAGTGCCCTGGGCCTGAGAGATGCTTGCCGCTCCCTGCCCCAGTCCATTCAGCTCTTTCGGGACATTGCCCAAGAGTTCTCTGATGACCTACACCACATTGCCAGCCTCATTGGGAAAGTG GTGGACTTTGAGGGCAGTCTTGCTGAAAATCGCTTCACAGTCCTCCCCAACATAGATCCTGAAATTGATGAGA AAAAACGAAGGCTGACAGGACTTCCCAGTTTCCTCACTGAGGTGGCTCGGAAGGAGCTGGAAAATCTGGACCCCCGTATTCCTTCATGCAGTGTCATCTACATCCCTCTG ATTGGCTTCCTTCTTTGTATTCCCCGCCTGCCTTCCATGGTGGAGACCAATGACTTTGAGATTGAGGGTCTGGACTTCATG TTCCTCTCAGAGGAGAAGCTTCACTATCGTAGTGCTCGAACCAAGGAGCTGGATGCATTGCTGGGGGACCTGCACTGCGACATCCGGG GTATTTCAGATGGTATCTGCAAGCCTGTTTCTGGGTCCCTCTGCTGGCCTCTTTTGTCTCTCCTTCACTTTCCCCTGGAGCTgacccccagctccctcccttaCCTGCCCCCAGACCAGGAGACCCTGCTGATGTACCAGCTGCAGTGTCAGGTGCTGGCACGGGCAGCTGTCTTGACCCGGGTGTTGGACCTTGCCTCCCGCCTGGACGTCCTCTTGGCTCTTGCCAGTGCCGCCCGGGACTATGGCTACTCGAGGCCCCGTTACTCCCCACGGCTCCTTGGGGTACGAATCCAGAATGGCAG GCATCCTCTGATGGAACTCTGTGCCCGAACCTTCGTGCCCAACTCCGCAGAATGTGGGGGGTATAAAGGGAGGGTCAAAGTCATCACTGGACCCAACTCCTCAGGGAAGAGCATATACCTCAAACAG GTAGGCTTGATCACATTCATGGCCCTGGTGGGCAGCTTTGTGCCAGCAGAGGAAGCCGAAATTGGGGCAGTAGACGCCATCTTCACCCGAATCCATAGCTGTGAATCCATCTCCCTTGGCCTCTCTACCTTCATGATCGACCTCAACCAG CAGGTGGCGAAAGCAGTGAACAATGCCACCGAGCGGTCGCTGGTCCTTATCGATGAATTTGGAAAGGGAACCAACACG GTGGATGGGCTCGCGCTTCTGGCGGCCGTGATCCGACACTGGCTGGCGCTTGGGCCCATGTGCCCCCACATCTTCGTGGCCACcaactttctgagcctcattcAGTTACAGCTGCTGCCACAGGGGCCCCTCGTGCAGTATTTG acCTTGGAGACCTGTGAAGATGGGAATGACCTTGTCTTCTTCTATCAGGTTTGCGAAGGTGTTGCCAGTGCCAGCCATGCGTCCCACACAGCTGCCCAGGCTGGGCTTCCTGAGAAACTCGTTACTCGTGGCAAGGAGGTGAGGTCCAAACAGCAACCGCCTCCATCAGGGCTCCCTTCCACTGTCCCTGCTTCTCTGAGGGACCTGGATTTCTGGGCCCATGGGGTTTCTGACCCTTACTCTCTCTTCTCTTACCCAacacccactcccacccctgccccttcctccttgGTCCTAGGTCTCAGACTTGATCTGCAGTGGAAAGCCCATCAAGCCTGTCAAGGAGCTGCTAAAggagaaacaaatggaaaa TTGCCAGACGTTAGTAGACAAGTTTCTGAAACTGGATTTGGAAGATCCCAGTCTGGACCTGGACATTTTCATGAGTCAGGAAGTGCTGCCTGCTGCCACCACCATCCTCTGAGAGTCCTTCCTGGGCTCTCCTCCACATCCCAGACCCCGGGAGGCTGCCAGGCCCTCTTTGTTTCCTTACCTCCTTCACACCCAGAGTTCTCAGTTTCCCTGGAAATTTTGTTTCATGTTAgtaataaagtttattttggaGAAAGTTATTGTTTCCTTAGAtga
- the MSH5 gene encoding mutS protein homolog 5 isoform X6, whose product MASVGATPGRTPQGPGPGEASASFPSPAPVPDPREAEEEEEEEPAEIHLCVLWSSGYLGIAYYDTSDSTIYFMPDAPDHESLKLLQRGLEISKQRLLSGNYSFIPDSMTATEKILFLSSIIPFDCLLTVRALGGLLKFMGRRRIGVELEDYNVSIPILGFKKFVLTYLVSIDQDTYSVLQIFKSEPHPSVYKVASGLKEGLSLFGILNRCRCKWGEKLLRLWFTRPTQDLGELNSRLDVIQFFLLPQNLDMAQMLHRLLGHIKNVPLILKRMKLSHTKVSDWQVLYKTVYSALGLRDACRSLPQSIQLFRDIAQEFSDDLHHIASLIGKVVDFEGSLAENRFTVLPNIDPEIDEKKRRLTGLPSFLTEVARKELENLDPRIPSCSVIYIPLIGFLLCIPRLPSMVETNDFEIEGLDFMFLSEEKLHYRSARTKELDALLGDLHCDIRGISDGICKPVSGSLCWPLLSLLHFPLELTPSSLPYLPPDQETLLMYQLQCQVLARAAVLTRVLDLASRLDVLLALASAARDYGYSRPRYSPRLLGVRIQNGRHPLMELCARTFVPNSAECGGYKGRVKVITGPNSSGKSIYLKQVGLITFMALVGSFVPAEEAEIGAVDAIFTRIHSCESISLGLSTFMIDLNQQVAKAVNNATERSLVLIDEFGKGTNTVDGLALLAAVIRHWLALGPMCPHIFVATNFLSLIQLQLLPQGPLVQYLTLETCEDGNDLVFFYQVCEGVASASHASHTAAQAGLPEKLVTRGKEVRSKQQPPPSGLPSTVPASLRDLDFWAHGVSDPYSLFSYPTPTPTPAPSSLVLGLRLDLQWKAHQACQGAAKGETNGKLPDVSRQVSETGFGRSQSGPGHFHESGSAACCHHHPLRVLPGLSSTSQTPGGCQALFVSLPPSHPEFSVSLEILFHVSNKVYFGESYCFLR is encoded by the exons ATGGCCTCCGTAGGAGCGACCCCAGGCAGGACGCCGCAGGGACCGGGACCCGGGGAGGCCTCGGCCAGCTTCCCCAGCCCGGCCCCAGTGCCAGACCCCCGGGAGGccgaggaagaggaagaggaggagcccGCGGAG ATTCATCTGTGTGTGCTGTGGAGCTCAGGATACCTGGGCATTGCCTACTATGACACTAGTGACTCCACCATCTACTTTATGCCAGATGCCCCAGACCACGAGAGCCTCAAGCTGCTCCAGAGAG GCCTGGAGATAAGCAAACAGCGCCTCCTTTCTGGAAACTACTCCTTCATCCCAGACTCCATGACCGCCACTGAGAaaatcctcttcctctcctccatcaTCCCCTTTGACTGCCTCCTCACG GTTCGAGCACTTGGAGGGCTGCTGAAGTTCATGGGTCGAAGAAGAATCGGGGTTGAACTGGAAGACTATAACGTCAGCATCCCCATCCTAGGCTTTAAGAAATTTGTGTT GACCTATCTGGTGAGCATAGATCAAGACACTTACAG TGTTCTGCAGATATTTAAGAGTGAGCCTCACCCCTCAGTGTACAAAGTGGCCAGTGGACTCAAGGAGGGGCTCAGCCTGTTTG GAATCCTCAACAGATGCCGCTGTAAGTGGGGAGAGAAACTGCTCAG GCTATGGTTCACACGCCCAACCCAGGACCTGGGGGAACTAAATTCCCGTCTGGATGTCATTCAGTTTTTCCTGTTACCCCAGAATCTGGACATGGCTCAGATGCTGCATCGATTGCTGGGTCACATCAAGAACGTGCCT CTGATTCTTAAACGCATGAAGTTGTCCCACACCAAGGTCAGTGACTGGCAGGTTCTCTACAAG ACAGTGTACAGTGCCCTGGGCCTGAGAGATGCTTGCCGCTCCCTGCCCCAGTCCATTCAGCTCTTTCGGGACATTGCCCAAGAGTTCTCTGATGACCTACACCACATTGCCAGCCTCATTGGGAAAGTG GTGGACTTTGAGGGCAGTCTTGCTGAAAATCGCTTCACAGTCCTCCCCAACATAGATCCTGAAATTGATGAGA AAAAACGAAGGCTGACAGGACTTCCCAGTTTCCTCACTGAGGTGGCTCGGAAGGAGCTGGAAAATCTGGACCCCCGTATTCCTTCATGCAGTGTCATCTACATCCCTCTG ATTGGCTTCCTTCTTTGTATTCCCCGCCTGCCTTCCATGGTGGAGACCAATGACTTTGAGATTGAGGGTCTGGACTTCATG TTCCTCTCAGAGGAGAAGCTTCACTATCGTAGTGCTCGAACCAAGGAGCTGGATGCATTGCTGGGGGACCTGCACTGCGACATCCGGG GTATTTCAGATGGTATCTGCAAGCCTGTTTCTGGGTCCCTCTGCTGGCCTCTTTTGTCTCTCCTTCACTTTCCCCTGGAGCTgacccccagctccctcccttaCCTGCCCCCAGACCAGGAGACCCTGCTGATGTACCAGCTGCAGTGTCAGGTGCTGGCACGGGCAGCTGTCTTGACCCGGGTGTTGGACCTTGCCTCCCGCCTGGACGTCCTCTTGGCTCTTGCCAGTGCCGCCCGGGACTATGGCTACTCGAGGCCCCGTTACTCCCCACGGCTCCTTGGGGTACGAATCCAGAATGGCAG GCATCCTCTGATGGAACTCTGTGCCCGAACCTTCGTGCCCAACTCCGCAGAATGTGGGGGGTATAAAGGGAGGGTCAAAGTCATCACTGGACCCAACTCCTCAGGGAAGAGCATATACCTCAAACAG GTAGGCTTGATCACATTCATGGCCCTGGTGGGCAGCTTTGTGCCAGCAGAGGAAGCCGAAATTGGGGCAGTAGACGCCATCTTCACCCGAATCCATAGCTGTGAATCCATCTCCCTTGGCCTCTCTACCTTCATGATCGACCTCAACCAG CAGGTGGCGAAAGCAGTGAACAATGCCACCGAGCGGTCGCTGGTCCTTATCGATGAATTTGGAAAGGGAACCAACACG GTGGATGGGCTCGCGCTTCTGGCGGCCGTGATCCGACACTGGCTGGCGCTTGGGCCCATGTGCCCCCACATCTTCGTGGCCACcaactttctgagcctcattcAGTTACAGCTGCTGCCACAGGGGCCCCTCGTGCAGTATTTG acCTTGGAGACCTGTGAAGATGGGAATGACCTTGTCTTCTTCTATCAGGTTTGCGAAGGTGTTGCCAGTGCCAGCCATGCGTCCCACACAGCTGCCCAGGCTGGGCTTCCTGAGAAACTCGTTACTCGTGGCAAGGAGGTGAGGTCCAAACAGCAACCGCCTCCATCAGGGCTCCCTTCCACTGTCCCTGCTTCTCTGAGGGACCTGGATTTCTGGGCCCATGGGGTTTCTGACCCTTACTCTCTCTTCTCTTACCCAacacccactcccacccctgccccttcctccttgGTCCTAGGTCTCAGACTTGATCTGCAGTGGAAAGCCCATCAAGCCTGTCAAGGAGCTGCTAAAggagaaacaaatggaaaa TTGCCAGACGTTAGTAGACAAGTTTCTGAAACTGGATTTGGAAGATCCCAGTCTGGACCTGGACATTTTCATGAGTCAGGAAGTGCTGCCTGCTGCCACCACCATCCTCTGAGAGTCCTTCCTGGGCTCTCCTCCACATCCCAGACCCCGGGAGGCTGCCAGGCCCTCTTTGTTTCCTTACCTCCTTCACACCCAGAGTTCTCAGTTTCCCTGGAAATTTTGTTTCATGTTAgtaataaagtttattttggaGAAAGTTATTGTTTCCTTAGAtga
- the MSH5 gene encoding mutS protein homolog 5 isoform X7: MASVGATPGRTPQGPGPGEASASFPSPAPVPDPREAEEEEEEEPAEIHLCVLWSSGYLGIAYYDTSDSTIYFMPDAPDHESLKLLQRVLDEIDPRSVVTSAKQDENMTRFLGKLASQEHREPKRPEIIFLPSVDFGLEISKQRLLSGNYSFIPDSMTATEKILFLSSIIPFDCLLTVRALGGLLKFMGRRRIGVELEDYNVSIPILGFKKFVLTYLVSIDQDTYSVLQIFKSEPHPSVYKVASGLKEGLSLFGILNRCRCKWGEKLLRLWFTRPTQDLGELNSRLDVIQFFLLPQNLDMAQMLHRLLGHIKNVPLILKRMKLSHTKVSDWQVLYKTVYSALGLRDACRSLPQSIQLFRDIAQEFSDDLHHIASLIGKVVDFEGSLAENRFTVLPNIDPEIDEKKRRLTGLPSFLTEVARKELENLDPRIPSCSVIYIPLIGFLLCIPRLPSMVETNDFEIEGLDFMFLSEEKLHYRSARTKELDALLGDLHCDIRGISDGICKPVSGSLCWPLLSLLHFPLELTPSSLPYLPPDQETLLMYQLQCQVLARAAVLTRVLDLASRLDVLLALASAARDYGYSRPRYSPRLLGVRIQNGRHPLMELCARTFVPNSAECGGYKGRVKVITGPNSSGKSIYLKQQVAKAVNNATERSLVLIDEFGKGTNTVDGLALLAAVIRHWLALGPMCPHIFVATNFLSLIQLQLLPQGPLVQYLTLETCEDGNDLVFFYQVCEGVASASHASHTAAQAGLPEKLVTRGKEVRSKQQPPPSGLPSTVPASLRDLDFWAHGVSDPYSLFSYPTPTPTPAPSSLVLGLRLDLQWKAHQACQGAAKGETNGKLPDVSRQVSETGFGRSQSGPGHFHESGSAACCHHHPLRVLPGLSSTSQTPGGCQALFVSLPPSHPEFSVSLEILFHVSNKVYFGESYCFLR, encoded by the exons ATGGCCTCCGTAGGAGCGACCCCAGGCAGGACGCCGCAGGGACCGGGACCCGGGGAGGCCTCGGCCAGCTTCCCCAGCCCGGCCCCAGTGCCAGACCCCCGGGAGGccgaggaagaggaagaggaggagcccGCGGAG ATTCATCTGTGTGTGCTGTGGAGCTCAGGATACCTGGGCATTGCCTACTATGACACTAGTGACTCCACCATCTACTTTATGCCAGATGCCCCAGACCACGAGAGCCTCAAGCTGCTCCAGAGAG TTCTGGATGAAATCGATCCCCGGTCTGTTGTCACGAGCGCCAAACAGGATGAGAATATGACTCGGTTTCTGGGGAAGCTTG CCTCCCAAGAGCACagagagcctaagagacctgAAATCATATTTTTGCCAagtgtggattttg GCCTGGAGATAAGCAAACAGCGCCTCCTTTCTGGAAACTACTCCTTCATCCCAGACTCCATGACCGCCACTGAGAaaatcctcttcctctcctccatcaTCCCCTTTGACTGCCTCCTCACG GTTCGAGCACTTGGAGGGCTGCTGAAGTTCATGGGTCGAAGAAGAATCGGGGTTGAACTGGAAGACTATAACGTCAGCATCCCCATCCTAGGCTTTAAGAAATTTGTGTT GACCTATCTGGTGAGCATAGATCAAGACACTTACAG TGTTCTGCAGATATTTAAGAGTGAGCCTCACCCCTCAGTGTACAAAGTGGCCAGTGGACTCAAGGAGGGGCTCAGCCTGTTTG GAATCCTCAACAGATGCCGCTGTAAGTGGGGAGAGAAACTGCTCAG GCTATGGTTCACACGCCCAACCCAGGACCTGGGGGAACTAAATTCCCGTCTGGATGTCATTCAGTTTTTCCTGTTACCCCAGAATCTGGACATGGCTCAGATGCTGCATCGATTGCTGGGTCACATCAAGAACGTGCCT CTGATTCTTAAACGCATGAAGTTGTCCCACACCAAGGTCAGTGACTGGCAGGTTCTCTACAAG ACAGTGTACAGTGCCCTGGGCCTGAGAGATGCTTGCCGCTCCCTGCCCCAGTCCATTCAGCTCTTTCGGGACATTGCCCAAGAGTTCTCTGATGACCTACACCACATTGCCAGCCTCATTGGGAAAGTG GTGGACTTTGAGGGCAGTCTTGCTGAAAATCGCTTCACAGTCCTCCCCAACATAGATCCTGAAATTGATGAGA AAAAACGAAGGCTGACAGGACTTCCCAGTTTCCTCACTGAGGTGGCTCGGAAGGAGCTGGAAAATCTGGACCCCCGTATTCCTTCATGCAGTGTCATCTACATCCCTCTG ATTGGCTTCCTTCTTTGTATTCCCCGCCTGCCTTCCATGGTGGAGACCAATGACTTTGAGATTGAGGGTCTGGACTTCATG TTCCTCTCAGAGGAGAAGCTTCACTATCGTAGTGCTCGAACCAAGGAGCTGGATGCATTGCTGGGGGACCTGCACTGCGACATCCGGG GTATTTCAGATGGTATCTGCAAGCCTGTTTCTGGGTCCCTCTGCTGGCCTCTTTTGTCTCTCCTTCACTTTCCCCTGGAGCTgacccccagctccctcccttaCCTGCCCCCAGACCAGGAGACCCTGCTGATGTACCAGCTGCAGTGTCAGGTGCTGGCACGGGCAGCTGTCTTGACCCGGGTGTTGGACCTTGCCTCCCGCCTGGACGTCCTCTTGGCTCTTGCCAGTGCCGCCCGGGACTATGGCTACTCGAGGCCCCGTTACTCCCCACGGCTCCTTGGGGTACGAATCCAGAATGGCAG GCATCCTCTGATGGAACTCTGTGCCCGAACCTTCGTGCCCAACTCCGCAGAATGTGGGGGGTATAAAGGGAGGGTCAAAGTCATCACTGGACCCAACTCCTCAGGGAAGAGCATATACCTCAAACAG CAGGTGGCGAAAGCAGTGAACAATGCCACCGAGCGGTCGCTGGTCCTTATCGATGAATTTGGAAAGGGAACCAACACG GTGGATGGGCTCGCGCTTCTGGCGGCCGTGATCCGACACTGGCTGGCGCTTGGGCCCATGTGCCCCCACATCTTCGTGGCCACcaactttctgagcctcattcAGTTACAGCTGCTGCCACAGGGGCCCCTCGTGCAGTATTTG acCTTGGAGACCTGTGAAGATGGGAATGACCTTGTCTTCTTCTATCAGGTTTGCGAAGGTGTTGCCAGTGCCAGCCATGCGTCCCACACAGCTGCCCAGGCTGGGCTTCCTGAGAAACTCGTTACTCGTGGCAAGGAGGTGAGGTCCAAACAGCAACCGCCTCCATCAGGGCTCCCTTCCACTGTCCCTGCTTCTCTGAGGGACCTGGATTTCTGGGCCCATGGGGTTTCTGACCCTTACTCTCTCTTCTCTTACCCAacacccactcccacccctgccccttcctccttgGTCCTAGGTCTCAGACTTGATCTGCAGTGGAAAGCCCATCAAGCCTGTCAAGGAGCTGCTAAAggagaaacaaatggaaaa TTGCCAGACGTTAGTAGACAAGTTTCTGAAACTGGATTTGGAAGATCCCAGTCTGGACCTGGACATTTTCATGAGTCAGGAAGTGCTGCCTGCTGCCACCACCATCCTCTGAGAGTCCTTCCTGGGCTCTCCTCCACATCCCAGACCCCGGGAGGCTGCCAGGCCCTCTTTGTTTCCTTACCTCCTTCACACCCAGAGTTCTCAGTTTCCCTGGAAATTTTGTTTCATGTTAgtaataaagtttattttggaGAAAGTTATTGTTTCCTTAGAtga